One Chlorobaculum limnaeum genomic window carries:
- a CDS encoding lmo0937 family membrane protein: protein MLETIAIILIILWLLGLVTSYTMGGLIHILIVIAIIVIVIRLLQGRRIL from the coding sequence ATGCTTGAAACCATTGCCATCATACTGATTATCCTCTGGCTGCTTGGATTGGTAACCTCATACACCATGGGAGGCCTCATTCATATACTTATCGTGATCGCGATAATAGTGATTGTAATTCGTCTGCTGCAAGGACGGCGAATTTTGTGA